One window from the genome of Drosophila albomicans strain 15112-1751.03 chromosome 2L, ASM965048v2, whole genome shotgun sequence encodes:
- the LOC117564309 gene encoding partner of bursicon, whose translation MHLQELFLVVAVLLPQCLRALRYSQGTGDENCETLKSEIHLIKEEFDELGRMQRTCNADVIVNKCEGLCNSQVQPSVITPTGFLKECYCCRENFLKEKVFTLTHCYDADGTRLTSPEKATMDIRLREPTECKCFKCGDFTR comes from the exons ATGCATCTACAGGAACTGTTCTTGGTCGTAGCCGTGCTCTTGCCCCAATGCTTGAGGGCCCTTCGCTATAGCCAGGGCACTGGCGATGAGAACTGCGAGACCCTCAAGTCCGAGATACATCTGATCAAGGAGGAGTTCGATGAGCTGGGGCGCATGCAAAGAACCTGCAATGCCGATGTCATAGTCAACAAATGCGAGGGACTTTGCAATAGTCAAGTTCAGCCCTCGGTCATCACGCCAACGGGGTTTCTGAAA GAGTGCTACTGTTGCCGCGAAAACTTTCTCAAGGAAAAGGTGTTCACTCTGACCCATTGTTACGATGCGGACGGCACTCGTCTCACCTCCCCTGAGAAGGCTACCATGGACATTCGCCTAAGAGAGCCTACTGAGTGCAAGTGCTTCAAGTGTGGCGATTTCACACGCTAA